In the genome of Sebastes umbrosus isolate fSebUmb1 chromosome 14, fSebUmb1.pri, whole genome shotgun sequence, one region contains:
- the LOC119501467 gene encoding interleukin enhancer-binding factor 3 homolog isoform X4, which yields MPPPMRHRSMRVFMNDDRHVMAKHSVIYPTQEELESVQNMVSHTERALKAVSDWLDKQEKGTSKSDSDSADTDKESEHRDQATRSLRGVMRVGLVAKGLLLKGDLDLELVLLCKEKPTINLLKKVSENLVTQLKSITEDKYVVTQHIREASIVIKNTKEPPLTLTIHLTSPLVREDIERAASGESLSVNDPPDVLDRQKCLTALASLRHAKWFQARANGLRSCVIVIRILRDLCARVPTWAPLRGWPLELICEKAIGTGNRPMGAGEALRRVLECLASGILMAGTYAAGISDPCEKEPTDAIGHLDQQQREDITASAQHALRLSAFGQLHKVLGMDPLPSKMPKKPRSETPIDYTVQIPPSTAYAPPMKRPIEEEEGIDDKSPNKKKKKLQKKSPEEKAEPPQAMNALMRLNQLKPGLQYKLVSQTGPIHVPVFTMAVEVDGKSFEASGPSKRTAKLHVAVKVLQDMGLPTGVELKTAESVKSEEAVVAVTVEELKPIVTPIETTTAATGAANADTTDAVEAARQQGPILTKHGKNPVMELNEKRRGLKYELISETGGSHDKRFVMEVEIDGQKFQGTGSNKKVAKAYAALAALERLFPEGSMADAAKKKKGPPMHSPGFGMMGASGPGDAASPRGRGRGGRGRGRGRGFNNGGGYGQGGGFGTYGYGNNANSGYNYYNNGGTNGGGGASSSPSPGPPASTAPGSAQGSYSSYYQNDGAYTATSAAKNAKKKPPMHKGGKTPFAGSPGANSGSAGGYQSSSPPGQGSYNQYGQGYGQAKKSFNQNQNQNQGGTGGYSYSTAYPSQVTGGAGGSQDYSYEGFNNQSNYNSQGGGGGGGGGGAGGNNQGFGSNNSQYHNPVGYGRGDGSMNYQYR from the exons ATG CCTCCTCCGATGCGCCACCGCTCCATGCGTGTCTTCATGAACGACGACCGCCATGTTATGGCCAAACACTCTGTCATCTACCCAACTCAGGAGGAGCTGGAAAGCGTACAGAACATGGTGTCCCACACAGAGCGGGCCCTCAAGGCCGTCTCTGACTGGCTGGATAAGCAGGAGAAGGGAACTTCCAAGTCCGACTCTGATAGCGCAGACACCGATAAGGAAAG TGAGCACAGAGATCAGGCCACCCGCTCTCTGCGTGGCGTAATGAGGGTGGGCCTGGTTGCCAAGGGCCTGCTACTAAAGGGGGACCTGGACCTGGAGCTAGTGCTCCTCTGTAAGGAAAAGCCTACCATCAATCTGCTGAAGAAAGTGTCTGAAAACCTGGTTACGCAGCTCAAG TCGATCACAGAAGACAAGTACGTGGTGACCCAGCACATCCGCGAGGCCAGTATTGTCATCAAGAACACCAAGGAGCCCCCTCTCACCCTCACCATCCACCTGACATCCCCTTTGGTCCGTGAGGATATTGAGAGGGCTGCTTCTGGAG AATCGCTTTCAGTCAACGATCCCCCGGATGTTCTGGACAGGCAGAAATGCCTAACTGCCTTGGCTTCTCTCCGCCACGCTAAGTGGTTCCAG GCCAGAGCTAACGGGCTGCGCTCTTGCGTCATCGTCATTCGGATCTTAAGGGACCTCTGCGCTCGCGTCCCAACATGGGCCCCGCTTCGTGGCTGG CCACTGGAGCTGATCTGTGAGAAAGCCATTGGCACAGGGAACCGGCCCATGGGGGCAGGAGAAGCTCTGCGGAGAGTCTTAGAGTGTCTGGCTTCGGGAATCCTCATGGCAGGTACAT ATGCTGCTGGAATCTCTGATCCGTGTGAGAAGGAGCCCACAGATGCTATCGGCCACTTGgaccagcagcagagagaagacATCACAGCGAGCGCACAG CATGCCTTAAGGCTGTCTGCTTTCGGACAGCTTCACAAAGTGCTTGGAATGGACCCCCTTCCCTCAAAGATGCCCAAGAAGCCTCGTAGTGAGACTCCTATTGATTACACAG TGCAAATCCCACCCAGTACGGCGTACGCCCCACCAATGAAAAGGCCcattgaggaagaggagggaattGATGACAAGAGTccaaataagaagaagaaaaagcttCAGAAGAAAT CTCCAGAGGAGAAGGCTGAGCCTCCCCAGGCTATGAACGCTCTGATGAGGCTCAATCAGCTGAAGCCAGGTCTCCAGTACAAACTGGTCTCTCAGACCGGCCCAATTCATGTCCCTGTCTTCACTATGGCTGTCGAAGTAGATGGGAAGAGCTTTGAGGCTTCTGGTCCATCCAAACGCACTGCCAAGCTGCACGTAGCTGTAAAG GTCCTCCAGGACATGGGCCTGCCCACAGGAGTGGAACTAAAGACCGCTGAGTCGGTGAAATCAGAGGAGGCGGTTGTAGCTGTCACCGTGGAAGAACTGAAGCCAATCGTAACACCCATAGAAACTACCACTGCTGCCACAGGAGCAGCCAACGCAGACACCACTGATGCTGTAGAG GCTGCTCGCCAACAGGGACCAATCCTGACAAAGCACGGCAAGAACCCCGTAATGGAGCTGAATGAGAAGCGCCGCGGCCTGAAGTACGAGCTCATCTCGGAGACCGGTGGCAGCCACGACAAGCGCTTCGTCATGGAGGTGGAGATTGACGGTCAGAAGTTTCAAGGGACAGGATCCAATAAGAAGGTGGCAAAGGCTTACGCTGCCCTGGCTGCTCTGGAGCGCCTCTTCCCTGAAGGCTCTATGGCTGATGCTGCTAAAAAGAAGAAAGGACCACCCATG CACTCACCAGGCTTTGGCATGATGGGAGCCTCCGGACCTGGAGATGCGGCTTCACCCAggggcagagggagaggaggacgaGGTCGTGGAAGAGGCAGGGGCTTCAATAACGGAGGAGGCTACGGCCAAGGAG GTGGGTTCGGAACATACGGTTACGGGAACAATGCTAACTCCGGATACA ATTACTACAACAACGGTGGCACAAACGGAGGAGGCGGGGCTTCAAGCAGCCCATCACCCGGCCCCCCAGCCAGCACAGCACCAGGATCAGCTCAGGGCTCCTACAGTTCATACTACCAGAACGACGGAGCTTACACTGCCACTTCTGCCGCGAAAAACGCCAAAAAGAAACCCCCCATGCACAAGGGAGGGAAGACGCCCTTTGCAGGTTCCCCAGGAGCCAACAGTGGATCTGCAGGGGGGTACCAGTCCAGCAGCCCCCCGGGGCAGGGCTCCTATAACCAGTACGGCCAGGGCTACGGTCAGGCAAAGAAGAGCTtcaaccagaaccagaaccagaaccaggggGGGACAGGAGGATACTCGTACAGCACTGCCTATCCAAGCCAGGTGACGGGGGGTGCTGGAGGTAGCCAAGACTACAGTTATGAAG GTTTCAACAACCAGTCCAATTACAACTCCcagggaggaggtggtggaggaggtggaggcggCGCAGGAGGCAACAACCAGGGCTTTGGCTCCAACAACTCTCAGTACCACAACCCAGTGGGCTACGGCAGGGGAGACGGCAGCATGAATTACCAGTACAGATAA
- the LOC119501467 gene encoding interleukin enhancer-binding factor 3 homolog isoform X1, whose protein sequence is MPPPMRHRSMRVFMNDDRHVMAKHSVIYPTQEELESVQNMVSHTERALKAVSDWLDKQEKGTSKSDSDSADTDKESEHRDQATRSLRGVMRVGLVAKGLLLKGDLDLELVLLCKEKPTINLLKKVSENLVTQLKSITEDKYVVTQHIREASIVIKNTKEPPLTLTIHLTSPLVREDIERAASGESLSVNDPPDVLDRQKCLTALASLRHAKWFQARANGLRSCVIVIRILRDLCARVPTWAPLRGWLHPPVSLLVAKNQDGDGHIAELEASKQQSTNQWPLELICEKAIGTGNRPMGAGEALRRVLECLASGILMAGTYAAGISDPCEKEPTDAIGHLDQQQREDITASAQHALRLSAFGQLHKVLGMDPLPSKMPKKPRSETPIDYTVQIPPSTAYAPPMKRPIEEEEGIDDKSPNKKKKKLQKKSPEEKAEPPQAMNALMRLNQLKPGLQYKLVSQTGPIHVPVFTMAVEVDGKSFEASGPSKRTAKLHVAVKVLQDMGLPTGVELKTAESVKSEEAVVAVTVEELKPIVTPIETTTAATGAANADTTDAVEAARQQGPILTKHGKNPVMELNEKRRGLKYELISETGGSHDKRFVMEVEIDGQKFQGTGSNKKVAKAYAALAALERLFPEGSMADAAKKKKGPPMHSPGFGMMGASGPGDAASPRGRGRGGRGRGRGRGFNNGGGYGQGGGFGTYGYGNNANSGYNYYNNGGTNGGGGASSSPSPGPPASTAPGSAQGSYSSYYQNDGAYTATSAAKNAKKKPPMHKGGKTPFAGSPGANSGSAGGYQSSSPPGQGSYNQYGQGYGQAKKSFNQNQNQNQGGTGGYSYSTAYPSQVTGGAGGSQDYSYEGFNNQSNYNSQGGGGGGGGGGAGGNNQGFGSNNSQYHNPVGYGRGDGSMNYQYR, encoded by the exons ATG CCTCCTCCGATGCGCCACCGCTCCATGCGTGTCTTCATGAACGACGACCGCCATGTTATGGCCAAACACTCTGTCATCTACCCAACTCAGGAGGAGCTGGAAAGCGTACAGAACATGGTGTCCCACACAGAGCGGGCCCTCAAGGCCGTCTCTGACTGGCTGGATAAGCAGGAGAAGGGAACTTCCAAGTCCGACTCTGATAGCGCAGACACCGATAAGGAAAG TGAGCACAGAGATCAGGCCACCCGCTCTCTGCGTGGCGTAATGAGGGTGGGCCTGGTTGCCAAGGGCCTGCTACTAAAGGGGGACCTGGACCTGGAGCTAGTGCTCCTCTGTAAGGAAAAGCCTACCATCAATCTGCTGAAGAAAGTGTCTGAAAACCTGGTTACGCAGCTCAAG TCGATCACAGAAGACAAGTACGTGGTGACCCAGCACATCCGCGAGGCCAGTATTGTCATCAAGAACACCAAGGAGCCCCCTCTCACCCTCACCATCCACCTGACATCCCCTTTGGTCCGTGAGGATATTGAGAGGGCTGCTTCTGGAG AATCGCTTTCAGTCAACGATCCCCCGGATGTTCTGGACAGGCAGAAATGCCTAACTGCCTTGGCTTCTCTCCGCCACGCTAAGTGGTTCCAG GCCAGAGCTAACGGGCTGCGCTCTTGCGTCATCGTCATTCGGATCTTAAGGGACCTCTGCGCTCGCGTCCCAACATGGGCCCCGCTTCGTGGCTGG ctccaccctcccgtgtcactactggttgcaaaaaaccaagatggcgacggccatattgccgaactcgaagcttcaaaacagcagtccacaaaccaatgg CCACTGGAGCTGATCTGTGAGAAAGCCATTGGCACAGGGAACCGGCCCATGGGGGCAGGAGAAGCTCTGCGGAGAGTCTTAGAGTGTCTGGCTTCGGGAATCCTCATGGCAGGTACAT ATGCTGCTGGAATCTCTGATCCGTGTGAGAAGGAGCCCACAGATGCTATCGGCCACTTGgaccagcagcagagagaagacATCACAGCGAGCGCACAG CATGCCTTAAGGCTGTCTGCTTTCGGACAGCTTCACAAAGTGCTTGGAATGGACCCCCTTCCCTCAAAGATGCCCAAGAAGCCTCGTAGTGAGACTCCTATTGATTACACAG TGCAAATCCCACCCAGTACGGCGTACGCCCCACCAATGAAAAGGCCcattgaggaagaggagggaattGATGACAAGAGTccaaataagaagaagaaaaagcttCAGAAGAAAT CTCCAGAGGAGAAGGCTGAGCCTCCCCAGGCTATGAACGCTCTGATGAGGCTCAATCAGCTGAAGCCAGGTCTCCAGTACAAACTGGTCTCTCAGACCGGCCCAATTCATGTCCCTGTCTTCACTATGGCTGTCGAAGTAGATGGGAAGAGCTTTGAGGCTTCTGGTCCATCCAAACGCACTGCCAAGCTGCACGTAGCTGTAAAG GTCCTCCAGGACATGGGCCTGCCCACAGGAGTGGAACTAAAGACCGCTGAGTCGGTGAAATCAGAGGAGGCGGTTGTAGCTGTCACCGTGGAAGAACTGAAGCCAATCGTAACACCCATAGAAACTACCACTGCTGCCACAGGAGCAGCCAACGCAGACACCACTGATGCTGTAGAG GCTGCTCGCCAACAGGGACCAATCCTGACAAAGCACGGCAAGAACCCCGTAATGGAGCTGAATGAGAAGCGCCGCGGCCTGAAGTACGAGCTCATCTCGGAGACCGGTGGCAGCCACGACAAGCGCTTCGTCATGGAGGTGGAGATTGACGGTCAGAAGTTTCAAGGGACAGGATCCAATAAGAAGGTGGCAAAGGCTTACGCTGCCCTGGCTGCTCTGGAGCGCCTCTTCCCTGAAGGCTCTATGGCTGATGCTGCTAAAAAGAAGAAAGGACCACCCATG CACTCACCAGGCTTTGGCATGATGGGAGCCTCCGGACCTGGAGATGCGGCTTCACCCAggggcagagggagaggaggacgaGGTCGTGGAAGAGGCAGGGGCTTCAATAACGGAGGAGGCTACGGCCAAGGAG GTGGGTTCGGAACATACGGTTACGGGAACAATGCTAACTCCGGATACA ATTACTACAACAACGGTGGCACAAACGGAGGAGGCGGGGCTTCAAGCAGCCCATCACCCGGCCCCCCAGCCAGCACAGCACCAGGATCAGCTCAGGGCTCCTACAGTTCATACTACCAGAACGACGGAGCTTACACTGCCACTTCTGCCGCGAAAAACGCCAAAAAGAAACCCCCCATGCACAAGGGAGGGAAGACGCCCTTTGCAGGTTCCCCAGGAGCCAACAGTGGATCTGCAGGGGGGTACCAGTCCAGCAGCCCCCCGGGGCAGGGCTCCTATAACCAGTACGGCCAGGGCTACGGTCAGGCAAAGAAGAGCTtcaaccagaaccagaaccagaaccaggggGGGACAGGAGGATACTCGTACAGCACTGCCTATCCAAGCCAGGTGACGGGGGGTGCTGGAGGTAGCCAAGACTACAGTTATGAAG GTTTCAACAACCAGTCCAATTACAACTCCcagggaggaggtggtggaggaggtggaggcggCGCAGGAGGCAACAACCAGGGCTTTGGCTCCAACAACTCTCAGTACCACAACCCAGTGGGCTACGGCAGGGGAGACGGCAGCATGAATTACCAGTACAGATAA
- the LOC119501467 gene encoding interleukin enhancer-binding factor 3 homolog isoform X3, translating into MPPPMRHRSMRVFMNDDRHVMAKHSVIYPTQEELESVQNMVSHTERALKAVSDWLDKQEKGTSKSDSDSADTDKESEHRDQATRSLRGVMRVGLVAKGLLLKGDLDLELVLLCKEKPTINLLKKVSENLVTQLKSITEDKYVVTQHIREASIVIKNTKEPPLTLTIHLTSPLVREDIERAASGESLSVNDPPDVLDRQKCLTALASLRHAKWFQARANGLRSCVIVIRILRDLCARVPTWAPLRGWLHPPVSLLVAKNQDGDGHIAELEASKQQSTNQWPLELICEKAIGTGNRPMGAGEALRRVLECLASGILMAGTYAAGISDPCEKEPTDAIGHLDQQQREDITASAQHALRLSAFGQLHKVLGMDPLPSKMPKKPRSETPIDYTVQIPPSTAYAPPMKRPIEEEEGIDDKSPNKKKKKLQKKSPEEKAEPPQAMNALMRLNQLKPGLQYKLVSQTGPIHVPVFTMAVEVDGKSFEASGPSKRTAKLHVAVKVLQDMGLPTGVELKTAESVKSEEAVVAVTVEELKPIVTPIETTTAATGAANADTTDAVEGPILTKHGKNPVMELNEKRRGLKYELISETGGSHDKRFVMEVEIDGQKFQGTGSNKKVAKAYAALAALERLFPEGSMADAAKKKKGPPMHSPGFGMMGASGPGDAASPRGRGRGGRGRGRGRGFNNGGGYGQGGGFGTYGYGNNANSGYNYYNNGGTNGGGGASSSPSPGPPASTAPGSAQGSYSSYYQNDGAYTATSAAKNAKKKPPMHKGGKTPFAGSPGANSGSAGGYQSSSPPGQGSYNQYGQGYGQAKKSFNQNQNQNQGGTGGYSYSTAYPSQVTGGAGGSQDYSYEGFNNQSNYNSQGGGGGGGGGGAGGNNQGFGSNNSQYHNPVGYGRGDGSMNYQYR; encoded by the exons ATG CCTCCTCCGATGCGCCACCGCTCCATGCGTGTCTTCATGAACGACGACCGCCATGTTATGGCCAAACACTCTGTCATCTACCCAACTCAGGAGGAGCTGGAAAGCGTACAGAACATGGTGTCCCACACAGAGCGGGCCCTCAAGGCCGTCTCTGACTGGCTGGATAAGCAGGAGAAGGGAACTTCCAAGTCCGACTCTGATAGCGCAGACACCGATAAGGAAAG TGAGCACAGAGATCAGGCCACCCGCTCTCTGCGTGGCGTAATGAGGGTGGGCCTGGTTGCCAAGGGCCTGCTACTAAAGGGGGACCTGGACCTGGAGCTAGTGCTCCTCTGTAAGGAAAAGCCTACCATCAATCTGCTGAAGAAAGTGTCTGAAAACCTGGTTACGCAGCTCAAG TCGATCACAGAAGACAAGTACGTGGTGACCCAGCACATCCGCGAGGCCAGTATTGTCATCAAGAACACCAAGGAGCCCCCTCTCACCCTCACCATCCACCTGACATCCCCTTTGGTCCGTGAGGATATTGAGAGGGCTGCTTCTGGAG AATCGCTTTCAGTCAACGATCCCCCGGATGTTCTGGACAGGCAGAAATGCCTAACTGCCTTGGCTTCTCTCCGCCACGCTAAGTGGTTCCAG GCCAGAGCTAACGGGCTGCGCTCTTGCGTCATCGTCATTCGGATCTTAAGGGACCTCTGCGCTCGCGTCCCAACATGGGCCCCGCTTCGTGGCTGG ctccaccctcccgtgtcactactggttgcaaaaaaccaagatggcgacggccatattgccgaactcgaagcttcaaaacagcagtccacaaaccaatgg CCACTGGAGCTGATCTGTGAGAAAGCCATTGGCACAGGGAACCGGCCCATGGGGGCAGGAGAAGCTCTGCGGAGAGTCTTAGAGTGTCTGGCTTCGGGAATCCTCATGGCAGGTACAT ATGCTGCTGGAATCTCTGATCCGTGTGAGAAGGAGCCCACAGATGCTATCGGCCACTTGgaccagcagcagagagaagacATCACAGCGAGCGCACAG CATGCCTTAAGGCTGTCTGCTTTCGGACAGCTTCACAAAGTGCTTGGAATGGACCCCCTTCCCTCAAAGATGCCCAAGAAGCCTCGTAGTGAGACTCCTATTGATTACACAG TGCAAATCCCACCCAGTACGGCGTACGCCCCACCAATGAAAAGGCCcattgaggaagaggagggaattGATGACAAGAGTccaaataagaagaagaaaaagcttCAGAAGAAAT CTCCAGAGGAGAAGGCTGAGCCTCCCCAGGCTATGAACGCTCTGATGAGGCTCAATCAGCTGAAGCCAGGTCTCCAGTACAAACTGGTCTCTCAGACCGGCCCAATTCATGTCCCTGTCTTCACTATGGCTGTCGAAGTAGATGGGAAGAGCTTTGAGGCTTCTGGTCCATCCAAACGCACTGCCAAGCTGCACGTAGCTGTAAAG GTCCTCCAGGACATGGGCCTGCCCACAGGAGTGGAACTAAAGACCGCTGAGTCGGTGAAATCAGAGGAGGCGGTTGTAGCTGTCACCGTGGAAGAACTGAAGCCAATCGTAACACCCATAGAAACTACCACTGCTGCCACAGGAGCAGCCAACGCAGACACCACTGATGCTGTAGAG GGACCAATCCTGACAAAGCACGGCAAGAACCCCGTAATGGAGCTGAATGAGAAGCGCCGCGGCCTGAAGTACGAGCTCATCTCGGAGACCGGTGGCAGCCACGACAAGCGCTTCGTCATGGAGGTGGAGATTGACGGTCAGAAGTTTCAAGGGACAGGATCCAATAAGAAGGTGGCAAAGGCTTACGCTGCCCTGGCTGCTCTGGAGCGCCTCTTCCCTGAAGGCTCTATGGCTGATGCTGCTAAAAAGAAGAAAGGACCACCCATG CACTCACCAGGCTTTGGCATGATGGGAGCCTCCGGACCTGGAGATGCGGCTTCACCCAggggcagagggagaggaggacgaGGTCGTGGAAGAGGCAGGGGCTTCAATAACGGAGGAGGCTACGGCCAAGGAG GTGGGTTCGGAACATACGGTTACGGGAACAATGCTAACTCCGGATACA ATTACTACAACAACGGTGGCACAAACGGAGGAGGCGGGGCTTCAAGCAGCCCATCACCCGGCCCCCCAGCCAGCACAGCACCAGGATCAGCTCAGGGCTCCTACAGTTCATACTACCAGAACGACGGAGCTTACACTGCCACTTCTGCCGCGAAAAACGCCAAAAAGAAACCCCCCATGCACAAGGGAGGGAAGACGCCCTTTGCAGGTTCCCCAGGAGCCAACAGTGGATCTGCAGGGGGGTACCAGTCCAGCAGCCCCCCGGGGCAGGGCTCCTATAACCAGTACGGCCAGGGCTACGGTCAGGCAAAGAAGAGCTtcaaccagaaccagaaccagaaccaggggGGGACAGGAGGATACTCGTACAGCACTGCCTATCCAAGCCAGGTGACGGGGGGTGCTGGAGGTAGCCAAGACTACAGTTATGAAG GTTTCAACAACCAGTCCAATTACAACTCCcagggaggaggtggtggaggaggtggaggcggCGCAGGAGGCAACAACCAGGGCTTTGGCTCCAACAACTCTCAGTACCACAACCCAGTGGGCTACGGCAGGGGAGACGGCAGCATGAATTACCAGTACAGATAA
- the LOC119501467 gene encoding interleukin enhancer-binding factor 3 homolog isoform X2, translating into MPPPMRHRSMRVFMNDDRHVMAKHSVIYPTQEELESVQNMVSHTERALKAVSDWLDKQEKGTSKSDSDSADTDKESEHRDQATRSLRGVMRVGLVAKGLLLKGDLDLELVLLCKEKPTINLLKKVSENLVTQLKSITEDKYVVTQHIREASIVIKNTKEPPLTLTIHLTSPLVREDIERAASGESLSVNDPPDVLDRQKCLTALASLRHAKWFQARANGLRSCVIVIRILRDLCARVPTWAPLRGWLHPPVSLLVAKNQDGDGHIAELEASKQQSTNQWPLELICEKAIGTGNRPMGAGEALRRVLECLASGILMADAAGISDPCEKEPTDAIGHLDQQQREDITASAQHALRLSAFGQLHKVLGMDPLPSKMPKKPRSETPIDYTVQIPPSTAYAPPMKRPIEEEEGIDDKSPNKKKKKLQKKSPEEKAEPPQAMNALMRLNQLKPGLQYKLVSQTGPIHVPVFTMAVEVDGKSFEASGPSKRTAKLHVAVKVLQDMGLPTGVELKTAESVKSEEAVVAVTVEELKPIVTPIETTTAATGAANADTTDAVEAARQQGPILTKHGKNPVMELNEKRRGLKYELISETGGSHDKRFVMEVEIDGQKFQGTGSNKKVAKAYAALAALERLFPEGSMADAAKKKKGPPMHSPGFGMMGASGPGDAASPRGRGRGGRGRGRGRGFNNGGGYGQGGGFGTYGYGNNANSGYNYYNNGGTNGGGGASSSPSPGPPASTAPGSAQGSYSSYYQNDGAYTATSAAKNAKKKPPMHKGGKTPFAGSPGANSGSAGGYQSSSPPGQGSYNQYGQGYGQAKKSFNQNQNQNQGGTGGYSYSTAYPSQVTGGAGGSQDYSYEGFNNQSNYNSQGGGGGGGGGGAGGNNQGFGSNNSQYHNPVGYGRGDGSMNYQYR; encoded by the exons ATG CCTCCTCCGATGCGCCACCGCTCCATGCGTGTCTTCATGAACGACGACCGCCATGTTATGGCCAAACACTCTGTCATCTACCCAACTCAGGAGGAGCTGGAAAGCGTACAGAACATGGTGTCCCACACAGAGCGGGCCCTCAAGGCCGTCTCTGACTGGCTGGATAAGCAGGAGAAGGGAACTTCCAAGTCCGACTCTGATAGCGCAGACACCGATAAGGAAAG TGAGCACAGAGATCAGGCCACCCGCTCTCTGCGTGGCGTAATGAGGGTGGGCCTGGTTGCCAAGGGCCTGCTACTAAAGGGGGACCTGGACCTGGAGCTAGTGCTCCTCTGTAAGGAAAAGCCTACCATCAATCTGCTGAAGAAAGTGTCTGAAAACCTGGTTACGCAGCTCAAG TCGATCACAGAAGACAAGTACGTGGTGACCCAGCACATCCGCGAGGCCAGTATTGTCATCAAGAACACCAAGGAGCCCCCTCTCACCCTCACCATCCACCTGACATCCCCTTTGGTCCGTGAGGATATTGAGAGGGCTGCTTCTGGAG AATCGCTTTCAGTCAACGATCCCCCGGATGTTCTGGACAGGCAGAAATGCCTAACTGCCTTGGCTTCTCTCCGCCACGCTAAGTGGTTCCAG GCCAGAGCTAACGGGCTGCGCTCTTGCGTCATCGTCATTCGGATCTTAAGGGACCTCTGCGCTCGCGTCCCAACATGGGCCCCGCTTCGTGGCTGG ctccaccctcccgtgtcactactggttgcaaaaaaccaagatggcgacggccatattgccgaactcgaagcttcaaaacagcagtccacaaaccaatgg CCACTGGAGCTGATCTGTGAGAAAGCCATTGGCACAGGGAACCGGCCCATGGGGGCAGGAGAAGCTCTGCGGAGAGTCTTAGAGTGTCTGGCTTCGGGAATCCTCATGGCAG ATGCTGCTGGAATCTCTGATCCGTGTGAGAAGGAGCCCACAGATGCTATCGGCCACTTGgaccagcagcagagagaagacATCACAGCGAGCGCACAG CATGCCTTAAGGCTGTCTGCTTTCGGACAGCTTCACAAAGTGCTTGGAATGGACCCCCTTCCCTCAAAGATGCCCAAGAAGCCTCGTAGTGAGACTCCTATTGATTACACAG TGCAAATCCCACCCAGTACGGCGTACGCCCCACCAATGAAAAGGCCcattgaggaagaggagggaattGATGACAAGAGTccaaataagaagaagaaaaagcttCAGAAGAAAT CTCCAGAGGAGAAGGCTGAGCCTCCCCAGGCTATGAACGCTCTGATGAGGCTCAATCAGCTGAAGCCAGGTCTCCAGTACAAACTGGTCTCTCAGACCGGCCCAATTCATGTCCCTGTCTTCACTATGGCTGTCGAAGTAGATGGGAAGAGCTTTGAGGCTTCTGGTCCATCCAAACGCACTGCCAAGCTGCACGTAGCTGTAAAG GTCCTCCAGGACATGGGCCTGCCCACAGGAGTGGAACTAAAGACCGCTGAGTCGGTGAAATCAGAGGAGGCGGTTGTAGCTGTCACCGTGGAAGAACTGAAGCCAATCGTAACACCCATAGAAACTACCACTGCTGCCACAGGAGCAGCCAACGCAGACACCACTGATGCTGTAGAG GCTGCTCGCCAACAGGGACCAATCCTGACAAAGCACGGCAAGAACCCCGTAATGGAGCTGAATGAGAAGCGCCGCGGCCTGAAGTACGAGCTCATCTCGGAGACCGGTGGCAGCCACGACAAGCGCTTCGTCATGGAGGTGGAGATTGACGGTCAGAAGTTTCAAGGGACAGGATCCAATAAGAAGGTGGCAAAGGCTTACGCTGCCCTGGCTGCTCTGGAGCGCCTCTTCCCTGAAGGCTCTATGGCTGATGCTGCTAAAAAGAAGAAAGGACCACCCATG CACTCACCAGGCTTTGGCATGATGGGAGCCTCCGGACCTGGAGATGCGGCTTCACCCAggggcagagggagaggaggacgaGGTCGTGGAAGAGGCAGGGGCTTCAATAACGGAGGAGGCTACGGCCAAGGAG GTGGGTTCGGAACATACGGTTACGGGAACAATGCTAACTCCGGATACA ATTACTACAACAACGGTGGCACAAACGGAGGAGGCGGGGCTTCAAGCAGCCCATCACCCGGCCCCCCAGCCAGCACAGCACCAGGATCAGCTCAGGGCTCCTACAGTTCATACTACCAGAACGACGGAGCTTACACTGCCACTTCTGCCGCGAAAAACGCCAAAAAGAAACCCCCCATGCACAAGGGAGGGAAGACGCCCTTTGCAGGTTCCCCAGGAGCCAACAGTGGATCTGCAGGGGGGTACCAGTCCAGCAGCCCCCCGGGGCAGGGCTCCTATAACCAGTACGGCCAGGGCTACGGTCAGGCAAAGAAGAGCTtcaaccagaaccagaaccagaaccaggggGGGACAGGAGGATACTCGTACAGCACTGCCTATCCAAGCCAGGTGACGGGGGGTGCTGGAGGTAGCCAAGACTACAGTTATGAAG GTTTCAACAACCAGTCCAATTACAACTCCcagggaggaggtggtggaggaggtggaggcggCGCAGGAGGCAACAACCAGGGCTTTGGCTCCAACAACTCTCAGTACCACAACCCAGTGGGCTACGGCAGGGGAGACGGCAGCATGAATTACCAGTACAGATAA